The Bacillus sp. Y1 genome has a window encoding:
- a CDS encoding glycosyltransferase family 4 protein, with the protein MKVLLAHNFYQMSGGEDTVVKEEINLLKKNGIKVVEYYISNNDIKIDQFMEKVKLGINTIWSHNQYKKMKDIIGREKPDVVHFHNTFPLLSPSVYYACKNMGIPVVQTLHNYRLACPGGMLLREDMVCENCIKGSLLNSIKYGCYRHSRVQTVPLSTMLYTHRVLGTWNNKVDKYIALTHFAKAKFTETGLDSGKIVVKPNFIQKTSKEIALKGKENRIVFVGRISKEKGLHLLLKAWKNVHLESNATLDIIGEGPLREELETMYGHQDSVKFHGRLDTKDVLGYMSKAKYVVVPSLWYEGFPMTIIESYSVNTPVISSNIGSLKEVVINDVTGFHFENNNISDLEKVLKKALSFSNYNELQKNVQREFSANYTENANLKTLIDIYSEVIGREKDE; encoded by the coding sequence ATGAAAGTATTACTAGCTCATAATTTTTATCAAATGAGTGGTGGAGAAGATACAGTAGTTAAGGAAGAAATAAATCTATTAAAGAAAAATGGAATAAAAGTAGTAGAATATTACATTAGTAATAACGATATAAAAATAGATCAGTTTATGGAGAAAGTGAAATTAGGAATAAATACTATTTGGTCTCACAATCAATATAAAAAAATGAAGGATATTATTGGAAGGGAAAAGCCAGATGTAGTACATTTCCATAATACCTTTCCATTACTTTCTCCATCTGTTTATTACGCGTGTAAAAATATGGGAATTCCTGTAGTGCAAACTCTTCATAATTATCGCTTGGCATGCCCTGGAGGAATGCTTTTGAGAGAAGATATGGTGTGTGAAAACTGTATAAAGGGTAGCTTGCTTAATTCAATAAAGTATGGCTGTTACCGTCATTCTCGAGTTCAAACAGTTCCTCTAAGTACAATGTTATATACGCATCGAGTCTTAGGAACTTGGAATAATAAGGTGGATAAATATATTGCACTTACACATTTTGCAAAAGCAAAGTTTACTGAGACAGGTTTAGATAGTGGAAAAATAGTTGTTAAACCGAACTTTATTCAAAAGACATCTAAGGAAATTGCTTTAAAAGGTAAGGAAAATCGTATTGTTTTTGTCGGTAGAATATCTAAAGAGAAAGGCTTACATTTATTATTGAAAGCGTGGAAAAATGTGCATCTTGAATCAAATGCCACTTTAGATATAATTGGTGAAGGACCTCTTAGAGAGGAATTAGAAACTATGTATGGCCATCAAGATAGTGTTAAATTTCATGGTAGACTAGATACTAAAGATGTTTTGGGATATATGTCTAAAGCGAAATACGTTGTGGTTCCTTCTCTATGGTATGAAGGATTTCCTATGACAATAATTGAATCGTATTCTGTAAATACACCTGTTATTTCATCAAATATTGGCTCTTTAAAAGAGGTAGTTATTAATGATGTAACAGGTTTTCATTTTGAAAATAATAATATAAGTGATCTTGAAAAGGTATTAAAAAAAGCATTGAGTTTTTCGAATTACAATGAACTGCAGAAAAATGTTCAAAGGGAGTTTTCCGCAAATTATACTGAAAATGCAAACTTAAAAACATTAATCGATATTTATAGTGAAGTAATTGGGAGGGAAAAAGATGAATAG
- a CDS encoding glycosyltransferase, whose amino-acid sequence MKRHVLIIPSFYHSEDDPMLGMFFKEQSESVLDFNLKVGLLYPERRSLKKLSLKSLRKFHFQSREYNENGLYVYRMHSWNIVPTKFYLGNLLWVKYCLFLFERYLEKNGKPDLIHAHCSLWSGYVAYLIKQKYQIPYIITEHSSLLLKGNYTLIEEEKAKLAFNNAEKVIAVSKNFSKALNSKIIPNINIETIPNFIDTDFFNNEKNKKEKDFIFITACFLKSNKRVDRLIRAFKLKFKGRMNIKLHIIGEGGEKQNLESLVKELGIDSQVAFLGMANRLQLKNYLSKASCFVLPSDMETFGVVLIEAMSMGLPLIATKCGGPEEIVSERTGLLCERDEYSLANAMEEIHTNYASFNTKDIRNTCIEHFSNNSVSKKIYNLYNSVAEKSKL is encoded by the coding sequence ATGAAAAGACATGTACTGATAATTCCATCTTTCTATCACTCAGAAGATGATCCAATGTTAGGGATGTTTTTTAAAGAACAAAGCGAATCCGTATTAGATTTCAATCTGAAAGTTGGACTTTTATATCCTGAGAGAAGAAGTTTAAAGAAACTCTCATTAAAATCGTTAAGGAAATTTCATTTTCAATCTAGGGAGTACAATGAAAATGGCCTATATGTATATAGGATGCATTCTTGGAATATAGTACCTACAAAATTCTATTTAGGTAACCTTTTATGGGTTAAATACTGTCTTTTTTTATTCGAAAGATATCTAGAAAAAAACGGAAAACCTGATTTAATACACGCACATTGTTCATTATGGTCGGGGTATGTTGCTTATTTAATAAAACAAAAATATCAAATACCTTATATTATAACTGAACACTCCTCATTATTATTAAAAGGAAATTATACTTTAATTGAGGAAGAGAAGGCAAAGTTGGCCTTTAATAATGCAGAAAAAGTAATTGCAGTAAGTAAAAATTTTTCTAAAGCACTTAATAGTAAAATTATTCCAAATATAAATATCGAAACAATTCCAAACTTTATAGATACAGATTTTTTTAATAACGAAAAAAATAAGAAAGAAAAGGATTTTATATTTATTACAGCTTGTTTTTTAAAAAGTAATAAACGGGTCGATAGATTAATTCGTGCTTTTAAATTAAAATTCAAAGGCCGAATGAATATTAAATTGCATATTATTGGTGAGGGCGGAGAAAAACAAAATCTAGAGAGTTTAGTGAAGGAGTTAGGTATTGATTCTCAAGTTGCTTTTTTAGGTATGGCAAATCGTTTACAATTAAAAAATTATTTATCTAAAGCAAGTTGTTTTGTTTTACCTAGTGACATGGAGACGTTCGGGGTTGTACTTATAGAAGCAATGTCTATGGGGTTACCTCTTATAGCAACAAAATGTGGTGGACCAGAGGAGATTGTCTCGGAGAGAACAGGGCTATTATGTGAGAGGGATGAATATTCATTAGCAAATGCGATGGAGGAAATTCATACCAATTATGCAAGCTTTAATACTAAAGATATTAGGAATACATGTATTGAACATTTTAGTAATAACAGTGTTTCAAAAAAGATTTATAATCTATATAATAGTGTAGCCGAAAAAAGTAAGCTGTAA
- a CDS encoding WecB/TagA/CpsF family glycosyltransferase, whose protein sequence is MNSMPFAYILNSKINALDFKNTVENIKKWIVTNDKHKYVCVCNTHSLVTASNDYYFNTVLDNAAICTPDGMPLVWALKTFGFKDQDRVDGPNLMLKLCEESAKEGYKIYLYGNTEEILQRLEKKLKDMYKDIEIVGTYSPPFRTLEEGEIKKIQSDINKSAADIVFVSLGCPKQEKWMYENSPNINGVLLGVGAAFNFIIGDIKRPPLFFQKLGLEWLFRLLSEPQRLWKRYLYNNTNYILKFIKTYRKNKKFMTLQKTGENKNVSIGRD, encoded by the coding sequence ATGAATAGTATGCCCTTTGCGTACATTTTAAATTCTAAAATCAATGCACTAGATTTTAAAAATACAGTGGAAAACATTAAAAAATGGATCGTTACTAACGATAAACATAAGTATGTGTGTGTGTGTAATACTCACTCACTAGTTACTGCAAGTAATGATTATTATTTTAATACAGTATTAGATAATGCAGCGATATGTACTCCTGACGGTATGCCGTTGGTATGGGCATTAAAGACTTTTGGATTTAAAGATCAGGATCGAGTGGACGGCCCAAATTTAATGTTAAAGCTATGTGAAGAGTCTGCGAAAGAAGGATATAAAATATATCTATATGGAAATACGGAAGAAATATTACAACGACTAGAGAAGAAATTAAAAGATATGTATAAGGATATTGAGATTGTTGGAACTTATTCACCTCCTTTTAGAACGTTAGAAGAAGGAGAAATTAAAAAGATACAAAGTGATATAAATAAATCTGCTGCAGATATAGTCTTTGTTAGTTTAGGTTGTCCCAAACAGGAGAAATGGATGTATGAAAATAGTCCTAATATCAATGGAGTATTACTGGGTGTGGGTGCAGCATTTAATTTTATAATCGGAGATATTAAAAGGCCACCATTGTTTTTTCAAAAGTTAGGGCTAGAATGGTTGTTTAGATTATTATCAGAGCCGCAACGTTTATGGAAGAGGTACTTATATAATAATACTAATTATATCTTAAAATTTATTAAAACATATAGGAAAAACAAGAAGTTTATGACGCTGCAAAAAACAGGTGAAAATAAAAACGTTAGTATAGGTAGAGACTAA